One region of Pagrus major chromosome 5, Pma_NU_1.0 genomic DNA includes:
- the ap3m2 gene encoding AP-3 complex subunit mu-2: MIHSLFLVNASGDIFLEKHWKSVVSRSVCDYFFEAQERATEPENVPPVIPTPHHYLISVLRHRIYFVAVIQSEVPPLFVIEFLHRVVDTFQDYFGVCTEAAIKDNVVVVYELLEEMLDNGFPLATESNILKELIKPPTILRTMVNTITGSTNVGEQLPTGQLSVVPWRRTGVKYTNNEAYFDVVEEIDAIIDKSGSTITAEIQGVIDACVKLTGMPDLTLSFMNPRLLDDVSFHPCVRFKRWEAERILSFIPPDGNFRLLSYHVSSQNLVAIPVYVKHNITFREGSSQGRFDLTLGPKQTMGKAVESVLVSSQLPRGVLNANLNPSQGTYTFDPVTKMLSWDVGKINPQKLPSLKGTMSLQAGASKPDENPSINIQFKIQQMAISGLKVNRLDMYGEKYKPFKGIKYMTKAGKFQVRT; encoded by the exons ATGATCCACAGCCTGTTCCTAGTTAACGCCTCAGGGGACATTTTCCTGGAGAAGCACTGGAAGAGCGTGGTCAGCCGCTCTGTGTGTGACTACTTCTTTGAGGCGCAGGAGCGCGCCACTGAGCCTGAGAACGTCCCGCCCGTGATCCCCACGCCGCATCACTACCTTATCAGTGTGCTCAGGCATCGCATCTACTTTGTCGCAGTCATCCAGAGTGAGGTGCCTCCGCTGTTTGTCATCGAGTTTCTGCACAGAGTCGTCGACACGTTCCAG gATTATTTTGGAGTGTGTACAGAAGCTGCTATTAAGGACAATGTGGTAGTGGTCTATGAGCTACTGGAGGAGATGCTGGACAACGGCTTTCCTCTGGCCACAGAGTCCAACATTCTCAAAGAGCTCATTAAGCCTCCAACCATCCTCCGCACAATGGTCAACACCATCACAG GCAGCACCAATGTTGGTGAGCAGCTCCCTACAGGCCAGCTGTCAGTGGTTCCCTGGCGACGCACCGGAGTCAAATATACCAACAATGAAGCCTATTTTGACGTGGTGGAGGAGATCGATGCCATCATCGATAAATCAG GCTCCACTATCACAGCAGAAATTCAGGGAGTCATTGACGCCTGTGTAAAACTAACAGGCATGCCCGACCTCACTCTCTCATTTATG AATCCTCGGCTGCTGGATGATGTCAGCTTCCACCCGTGTGTTCGGTTCAAGCGCTGGGAAGCTGAGCGGATCCTCTCCTTCATCCCCCCTGATGGAAACTTCCGGTTGCTCTCCTACCACGTCAGCTCTCAGAA CCTGGTGGCGATCCCAGTGTACGTCAAACACAACATCACATTCAGGGAGGGAAGCTCCCAGGGACGTTTTGACCTGACCCTGGGACCCAAACAGACTATGGGAAAGGCTGTGGAGTCGGTTCTAGTCAGCAGCCAACTGCCACGAGGCGTCCTCAATGCCAACCTCAACCCCTCCCAGGGAACATACACCTTTGACCCAGTCACAAAG ATGTTGTCATGGGATGTTGGTAAGATCAACCCACAGAAGCTTCCCAGCCTGAAAGGCACCATGAGCCTGCAGGCCGGCGCCTCCAAACCTGACGAGAACCCCAGCATCAACATCCAGTTCAAGATCCAACAGATGGCCAtctcag